A region from the Pseudomonas promysalinigenes genome encodes:
- a CDS encoding endonuclease/exonuclease/phosphatase family protein, with product MHLEAGSTGFINTRQAAAVRRLRVLTVNTHKGFTAFNRRFILPELREAVRSTEADIVFLQEVLGSHDRHAARYPGWPQTSQYEFLADSMWSDFAYGRNAVYPDGHHGNALLSKYPIIEHRNLDVSITGPERRGLLHCVLDVPGDQAVHAICVHLSLLESHRQQQLQLLRQLLDELPAYEPVIIAGDFNDWQQRGNRVLCQHPGLHEAFERHHGLLARTYPARLPLLRLDRIYLRNADSHAPQILSHKPWTHLSDHLPLVVEVRL from the coding sequence ATGCACCTCGAAGCCGGCAGCACAGGTTTCATCAACACCCGCCAGGCCGCCGCGGTGCGGCGCCTGCGGGTGCTTACGGTGAACACCCACAAGGGGTTCACCGCTTTCAACCGTCGGTTCATCCTGCCAGAGCTGCGCGAGGCAGTACGCAGTACTGAGGCCGATATCGTCTTCCTCCAGGAAGTGCTTGGCAGTCATGATCGCCATGCCGCGCGCTACCCTGGTTGGCCGCAGACCTCGCAGTACGAATTTCTCGCCGACAGCATGTGGAGCGATTTCGCTTACGGCCGCAATGCGGTTTACCCCGATGGCCACCACGGCAACGCGCTCTTGTCCAAATACCCAATCATCGAACATCGCAACCTCGACGTATCGATTACCGGCCCCGAGCGTCGTGGCTTGCTGCACTGCGTCCTCGATGTGCCGGGGGACCAAGCTGTTCATGCCATTTGCGTGCACTTGTCGTTACTCGAGAGCCACCGCCAGCAACAACTGCAACTGCTACGCCAGCTGCTTGATGAGCTGCCTGCCTATGAGCCGGTCATCATTGCCGGTGACTTCAACGACTGGCAGCAGCGCGGTAATCGTGTCCTTTGCCAACATCCAGGTTTACACGAAGCGTTCGAGCGCCATCACGGCCTGTTGGCTCGCACCTACCCAGCTCGCCTGCCACTCTTGCGCCTGGACCGCATCTACCTGCGCAATGCCGATAGCCATGCTCCCCAGATACTGAGCCACAAGCCTTGGACGCACCTCTCCGACCATTTGCCATTGGTAGTGGAAGTACGGCTCTAA
- the glgB gene encoding 1,4-alpha-glucan branching protein GlgB has translation MNATTRENGGLRQRDLDALARAEHADPFAVLGPHGDGHSGLWIRAFLPGALNARVLARHDGRVLVEMAQGSLPGLFTAHLDEAQPYLLQINWAGGEQVTEDPYSFGPQLGEIDLHLFAEGNHRDLSGRFGAQPMQVEGVDGVCFSVWAPNARRVSVVGDFNNWDGRRHPMRLRHGAGVWELFIPRLGVGETYKFEVLGKDGILPLKADPLARATELPPSTASKVAGALGHAWGDQDWMHQRAQRHAYSAPLSIYELHPGSWQCELDELGEVSRYYNWRELADRLVPYVQQLGFTHIELLPIMEHPFGGSWGYQPLSMFAPTSRYGSAEDFAAFIDACHQGGIGVILDWVPAHFPTDEHGLARFDGTALYEYDNPFEGYHQDWNTLIYNLGRNEVRGFMVASALHWLKHFHIDGLRVDAVASMLYRDYSRKAGEWVPNRYGGRENLEAIDFIRHLNGIAAHEAPGALIIAEESTAWPGVSQPTEQGGLGFTYKWNMGWMHDTLHYIQNDPIHRAHHHSELSFGLIYAYSEHFILPISHDEVVHGKHSLIDKMPGDRWQKFANLRAYLTFMWTHPGKKLLFMGCEFGQWREWNHDHQLDWYLLQYPEHQGVQRLVGDLNRLYREVPALHEQDCQPQGFQWLIGDDAQNSVYAWLRWSSQGEPLLVVANFTPVPREGYRIGVPFGERWQELLNSDAELYAGSNVGNLGAVHSEAVASHGQPLSLTLNLPPLGVLVMKPA, from the coding sequence ATGAATGCAACCACGCGTGAAAACGGCGGCCTTCGGCAACGGGACCTGGATGCCCTGGCCCGCGCCGAGCACGCCGATCCTTTTGCAGTGCTAGGCCCCCATGGCGATGGACACAGCGGCTTGTGGATCCGCGCTTTTCTGCCAGGTGCGCTGAATGCGCGCGTGCTGGCGCGCCATGATGGGCGCGTGCTGGTGGAAATGGCGCAGGGTAGTTTGCCTGGCCTGTTTACCGCGCACCTCGATGAGGCACAGCCCTACCTGTTGCAGATCAACTGGGCGGGCGGTGAGCAAGTCACCGAAGACCCTTACAGCTTCGGCCCGCAATTGGGTGAGATCGATCTTCACCTGTTCGCTGAAGGCAACCACCGTGACCTGTCTGGGCGCTTCGGCGCACAACCGATGCAGGTCGAGGGCGTCGATGGGGTTTGCTTCTCGGTCTGGGCGCCCAATGCCCGCCGAGTCTCAGTGGTGGGTGACTTCAACAATTGGGACGGGCGCCGGCACCCCATGCGTCTGCGTCATGGTGCTGGGGTATGGGAGTTGTTCATTCCGCGCCTGGGCGTGGGTGAAACCTACAAGTTCGAAGTGCTGGGCAAAGACGGAATCTTGCCGCTGAAGGCTGACCCACTGGCTCGCGCTACCGAGCTGCCACCGAGCACCGCCTCGAAAGTGGCCGGCGCTCTGGGCCACGCCTGGGGTGACCAAGACTGGATGCACCAGCGCGCCCAGCGCCATGCCTACAGCGCACCGCTGTCTATCTATGAACTGCACCCAGGCTCCTGGCAGTGCGAGCTGGACGAGCTGGGTGAGGTATCGCGTTACTACAATTGGCGTGAACTGGCCGACCGGCTGGTGCCCTACGTGCAGCAATTAGGCTTCACCCATATCGAGCTGCTACCGATCATGGAGCACCCCTTCGGCGGTTCCTGGGGCTACCAGCCTTTGTCGATGTTCGCACCCACGTCCCGCTATGGCAGCGCCGAAGATTTCGCTGCGTTCATCGATGCCTGCCACCAGGGCGGCATTGGCGTGATCCTTGACTGGGTGCCGGCGCATTTCCCAACCGACGAGCATGGCTTGGCGCGCTTCGATGGCACTGCTCTGTACGAATACGATAACCCCTTTGAAGGCTACCACCAGGACTGGAACACGCTGATCTATAACCTGGGGCGCAACGAGGTGCGTGGTTTCATGGTGGCTTCGGCGCTGCACTGGCTCAAGCACTTCCATATCGACGGCCTGCGCGTGGACGCCGTGGCGTCGATGCTTTACCGCGATTATTCGCGCAAAGCGGGTGAGTGGGTGCCGAACCGCTACGGTGGGCGAGAAAACCTCGAGGCCATCGACTTCATCCGTCACCTCAACGGCATTGCCGCCCACGAGGCGCCAGGTGCGCTGATCATCGCTGAGGAATCTACCGCCTGGCCTGGCGTCAGCCAACCGACCGAGCAGGGTGGCCTGGGGTTCACTTACAAGTGGAACATGGGCTGGATGCACGACACGTTGCACTACATCCAGAATGACCCCATACACCGCGCCCATCATCACAGTGAGTTGAGTTTCGGCCTGATCTACGCCTACTCCGAGCACTTCATCCTGCCGATTTCCCACGATGAAGTGGTGCACGGCAAACATTCGTTGATCGACAAGATGCCCGGCGATCGTTGGCAGAAGTTTGCCAACTTGCGTGCCTACTTGACGTTCATGTGGACTCACCCAGGCAAGAAACTGCTGTTCATGGGCTGCGAGTTCGGCCAATGGCGCGAGTGGAATCACGACCATCAGCTGGACTGGTATTTGCTGCAGTATCCCGAGCACCAAGGTGTGCAACGTTTGGTGGGTGACCTCAACCGCCTGTACCGTGAAGTGCCGGCGCTGCACGAACAGGACTGCCAGCCCCAGGGCTTCCAGTGGCTGATCGGCGATGATGCGCAAAACAGCGTGTACGCCTGGTTGCGCTGGAGCAGCCAAGGCGAGCCACTGCTGGTGGTGGCCAACTTCACCCCGGTGCCGCGCGAAGGTTACCGGATAGGCGTGCCGTTCGGTGAGCGTTGGCAAGAGCTGCTCAACAGCGATGCCGAGCTTTACGCAGGCTCCAACGTCGGCAACCTGGGCGCTGTGCACAGCGAGGCGGTGGCAAGCCACGGGCAGCCATTGTCCTTGACGCTGAACCTGCCACCGCTTGGGGTACTGGTGATGAAGCCTGCTTGA
- the treS gene encoding maltose alpha-D-glucosyltransferase translates to MAKRSRPAAFIDDPLWYKDAVIYQLHIKSFFDSNNDGIGDFAGLISKLDYIAELGVNTLWLLPFYPSPRRDDGYDIAEYKAVHPDYGSMADARRFIAEAHKRGLRVITELVINHTSDQHPWFQRARHAKRGSKARDFYVWSDDDQKYDGTRIIFLDTEKSNWTWDPVAGQYFWHRFYSHQPDLNFDNPQVLKAVIGVMRFWLDIGVDGLRLDAIPYLIERDGTNNENLPGTHRVLKAIRAEIDANYPDRMLLAEANQWPEDTRPYFGEGDGDECHMAFHFPLMPRMYMALAMEDRFPITDILRQTPEIPAKCQWAIFLRNHDELTLEMVTDRERDYLWNYYAQDRRARINLGIRRRLAPLLQRDRRRIELLTSLLLSMPGTPTLYYGDELGMGDNIYLGDRDGVRTPMQWSPDRNGGFSRADPQRLVMPPIMDPLYGYQTVNVEAQSHDPHSLLNWNRRLLAVRKQQKAFGRGSLRMLTPSNRRILAYLREYTDAEGNSEVILCVANVSRAAQAAELELSQYADKVPVEMLGGSAFPPIGQLPFLLTLPPYAFYWFLLASHDSMPSWHVQATEGLPELTTLVLRKRMEELLESPASDTLHTTILPQYLPKRRWFAGKESPIDQVRLRYGVRFGTATTPVLLSEIEVLSAGVATDYQLPFGLLPEEQINSALPQQLALSRVRRGSQVGLITDAFVLEPFIRAVLRACQDGVQLPCGNGQGELRFACTEQLASLQLNEQSAVRYLSAEQSNSSVVIGDRVVLKLIRRVNPGVHPELEMSAYLTTAGFANISPLLAWVSRVDEQDTPHLLMIAQGYLSNQGDAWAWTQNTLERAIRDEMEPTGGEAQAHTDALAELNGFAALLGQRLGEMHLLLAAPSNDQAFAPRPSDVDDTQRWTSQITAELNHALDLLAQHRGHLDSDSQALVDDLQHQREGLGQHIARLAEQAQGGLLMRVHGDLHLGQVLVVQGDAYLIDFEGEPSRPLDERRAKHSPYKDVSGVLRSFDYAAAMILRSASSVDLSGPARQARQRIARQYLHQSRQAFIQAYGLATAAMPHAWQQAEGERAALELFCLEKAAYEITYEAENRPSWLAVPLHGLHGLISTWGES, encoded by the coding sequence ATGGCCAAGCGTTCGCGCCCGGCAGCTTTCATCGATGACCCGCTGTGGTACAAGGACGCGGTGATCTACCAGCTGCATATCAAGTCGTTCTTCGATTCGAACAACGACGGGATCGGTGACTTCGCCGGCCTGATCAGCAAGCTCGATTACATCGCCGAGCTGGGTGTGAACACGCTTTGGCTATTGCCGTTCTATCCCTCGCCGCGGCGCGACGACGGTTACGATATCGCCGAGTACAAGGCCGTGCACCCAGATTACGGCAGCATGGCCGACGCCCGGCGCTTCATTGCCGAGGCTCACAAGCGCGGGCTGCGGGTGATCACCGAGCTGGTGATCAATCACACCAGTGATCAGCACCCCTGGTTCCAGCGCGCCCGGCATGCAAAACGTGGCAGCAAGGCGCGGGACTTTTACGTGTGGTCGGATGATGATCAGAAATATGACGGCACGCGCATCATCTTCCTCGATACCGAGAAATCCAACTGGACCTGGGACCCGGTCGCCGGGCAGTACTTCTGGCACCGCTTTTACTCGCACCAGCCCGACCTGAATTTCGACAACCCCCAGGTGCTCAAGGCGGTAATCGGGGTGATGCGCTTTTGGCTGGATATCGGCGTGGACGGTTTGCGCCTGGATGCGATCCCCTATCTGATCGAGCGTGATGGCACCAACAACGAAAACCTCCCGGGAACACACCGGGTACTGAAGGCGATCCGCGCCGAGATCGATGCCAATTACCCAGATCGCATGCTGTTGGCCGAAGCCAACCAGTGGCCCGAAGATACCCGACCCTATTTTGGCGAAGGCGATGGCGATGAATGCCATATGGCTTTCCATTTTCCGCTGATGCCGCGTATGTACATGGCTCTGGCCATGGAGGATCGCTTCCCGATCACCGATATCCTGCGCCAGACGCCGGAAATTCCCGCCAAGTGTCAGTGGGCGATCTTTCTGCGCAACCACGATGAGCTGACCTTGGAGATGGTCACCGACCGCGAGCGTGACTACTTGTGGAACTACTACGCCCAAGACCGTCGCGCCCGCATCAACCTGGGCATCCGCCGGCGACTGGCGCCGTTGCTGCAGCGCGACCGCCGGCGCATCGAACTGCTGACCAGCTTGCTGTTGTCGATGCCGGGCACACCCACGCTGTACTACGGTGACGAATTGGGCATGGGTGACAACATCTATCTGGGTGATCGTGATGGCGTGCGCACCCCGATGCAGTGGTCACCCGACCGCAACGGCGGCTTCTCCCGGGCCGACCCGCAGCGCCTGGTGATGCCGCCGATCATGGACCCGCTGTACGGTTACCAGACCGTCAACGTCGAGGCTCAATCCCATGACCCGCACTCGCTACTGAACTGGAACCGTCGGCTGCTGGCCGTGCGCAAGCAGCAGAAGGCTTTCGGCCGCGGCAGCCTGCGCATGCTCACCCCAAGCAACCGGCGGATTTTGGCCTACCTGCGCGAGTACACCGATGCCGAGGGCAACAGCGAGGTGATTCTCTGCGTCGCTAACGTTTCCCGCGCCGCCCAGGCCGCTGAGCTTGAGTTGTCGCAATACGCTGACAAAGTCCCCGTGGAGATGCTCGGTGGCAGCGCCTTCCCGCCAATTGGCCAATTACCGTTCCTGCTGACTTTACCGCCCTATGCCTTCTACTGGTTCCTGCTGGCTTCCCACGACAGCATGCCCAGTTGGCACGTTCAAGCCACCGAGGGGTTACCGGAATTGACTACATTAGTGCTGCGCAAACGCATGGAAGAACTGTTGGAGTCGCCTGCCAGCGACACCCTACACACCACCATACTGCCGCAATACCTGCCCAAGCGCCGCTGGTTCGCCGGTAAAGAGAGCCCAATCGATCAAGTACGCTTGCGTTATGGCGTCCGTTTCGGCACCGCGACCACGCCCGTGCTGCTGAGCGAAATCGAGGTGCTCAGTGCAGGCGTTGCCACTGATTACCAGTTGCCCTTTGGCTTGTTGCCTGAGGAGCAGATCAACAGCGCGCTGCCGCAACAGCTGGCATTGTCCAGAGTGCGCCGAGGCAGCCAGGTAGGCCTGATCACCGATGCCTTCGTGCTCGAACCGTTCATTCGCGCCGTACTGCGCGCCTGCCAGGACGGCGTGCAGCTACCGTGCGGCAACGGCCAGGGCGAGCTGCGTTTCGCCTGCACCGAACAGTTGGCAAGCCTGCAACTCAATGAGCAGAGTGCAGTGCGCTACCTGAGCGCCGAGCAGTCCAACAGCTCGGTAGTGATTGGTGATCGCGTGGTGCTCAAGCTGATCCGCCGCGTGAACCCAGGCGTTCACCCGGAACTTGAGATGAGTGCTTACCTAACCACCGCAGGCTTTGCCAATATCTCGCCGTTGCTGGCCTGGGTCAGCCGCGTCGACGAGCAGGACACCCCGCACCTTTTGATGATCGCTCAGGGTTATCTGAGTAACCAGGGCGACGCCTGGGCCTGGACCCAGAACACCCTGGAGCGGGCCATCCGCGATGAGATGGAACCGACAGGCGGTGAGGCCCAGGCCCATACCGACGCCCTGGCCGAGCTCAATGGCTTTGCCGCGTTGCTGGGTCAGCGCCTGGGCGAAATGCACCTGCTGCTGGCGGCGCCAAGCAACGATCAGGCCTTCGCACCACGGCCAAGCGACGTCGACGACACCCAACGCTGGACCAGCCAGATCACTGCCGAGCTCAATCATGCGCTGGACCTGCTGGCCCAGCACCGTGGCCATCTGGACAGCGATAGCCAGGCCTTGGTCGATGACCTGCAACACCAGCGTGAGGGCCTTGGCCAGCATATCGCCAGGCTCGCCGAGCAAGCCCAGGGCGGCCTGTTGATGCGCGTTCACGGCGACCTGCACCTGGGCCAGGTGCTGGTGGTGCAGGGTGACGCCTACCTGATCGACTTCGAAGGCGAGCCTTCGCGTCCATTGGACGAGCGCCGCGCCAAACACAGCCCATACAAAGATGTCAGCGGCGTGTTGCGCTCTTTCGACTATGCTGCTGCGATGATCTTGCGCAGCGCGTCTAGCGTGGACCTCAGCGGCCCCGCACGCCAAGCCCGGCAACGGATTGCCCGGCAGTATCTGCACCAGTCGCGTCAGGCATTCATCCAGGCCTATGGCTTGGCTACTGCCGCAATGCCTCACGCCTGGCAGCAGGCCGAAGGCGAGCGCGCCGCACTGGAGTTGTTCTGCCTGGAAAAAGCTGCCTACGAAATTACATACGAAGCCGAAAACCGTCCAAGCTGGCTGGCCGTGCCTTTGCATGGCCTGCATGGACTGATCAGTACTTGGGGAGAGTCATAG
- the glgX gene encoding glycogen debranching protein GlgX — translation MSPRTPKKTRSVAPSRIREGQPFPLGATWDGLGVNFALFSANATKVELCLFDSTGENELERIELPEYTDEIYHGYLPDAHPGLVYGYRVYGPYEPENGHRFNHNKLLIDPYAKQLVGNLEWSEALFGYTIGHPDGDLSFDERDSAPFVPKCKVIDPAFTWGRDQRVQVPWEQTIIYEAHTRGISMRHPAVPEELRGTFAGLANDELLKHIKDLGVSSIELLPIHAFVNDQHLLDKGLNNYWGYNSIAFFAPHPRYLASGKIAEFKEMVAHLHDAGLEVILDVVYNHTAEGNEQGPTLSMRGIDNASYYRLMPDNKRYYINDSGTGNTLDLSHPCVLQLVTDSLRYWAGEMHVDGFRFDLATILGRYHDGYSERHGFLVACRQDPMLSQVKLIAEPWDCGPGGYQVGNFAPGWAEWNDRFRDTVRAFWKGDEGQLADFAGRMTASGDMFNNRGRRPYSSVNFITAHDGFTLRDLVSYNSKHNEDNDENNQDGTDNNLSWNCGAEGPTEDPAINDLRMRQMRNFFATLLLAQGTPMIVAGDEFSRTQHGNNNAYCQDSEIGWINWDLDEDGKALLAFVKRLTRLRLTYPVLRRSRFLVGDYNEAIGVKDVTWLAPDGNEMSVEQWEDPHGRCMGMLIDGRAQVSGIARPGSEATMLLIVNAHHDVVPFKLPAVPEGDYWSCLIDTDRPELRKPEQLAFDSTFDVTGRSFLLLVLKHQED, via the coding sequence ATGAGCCCGCGCACGCCCAAGAAAACCCGCTCCGTTGCCCCGTCGCGCATTCGCGAAGGCCAGCCATTCCCCCTAGGCGCCACCTGGGACGGCCTGGGAGTCAACTTCGCCCTGTTCTCAGCCAATGCCACGAAGGTCGAACTCTGCCTGTTCGACTCAACGGGCGAAAATGAACTCGAGCGCATCGAGCTGCCTGAGTACACCGACGAGATCTACCACGGCTACCTACCCGATGCCCACCCCGGCTTGGTCTACGGCTACCGTGTGTATGGCCCTTATGAACCAGAGAACGGCCATCGCTTCAACCACAACAAACTGTTGATCGACCCTTACGCCAAACAACTGGTTGGCAACCTGGAATGGTCCGAAGCACTGTTCGGCTATACCATCGGCCACCCCGATGGCGACCTGTCCTTCGACGAACGTGACAGCGCCCCCTTCGTGCCCAAGTGTAAAGTCATCGACCCTGCCTTCACCTGGGGCCGCGACCAACGCGTGCAAGTGCCATGGGAACAGACCATCATCTATGAGGCCCACACCCGCGGCATCAGCATGCGCCACCCGGCAGTGCCCGAGGAGCTTCGTGGCACCTTCGCCGGCCTTGCCAACGACGAACTGCTCAAGCACATCAAGGACCTGGGCGTTTCGAGCATCGAATTGCTGCCGATCCACGCCTTCGTCAACGACCAGCATTTGCTGGACAAGGGCCTGAACAACTACTGGGGCTACAACAGCATCGCGTTTTTCGCACCGCATCCGCGCTACCTGGCCAGTGGCAAGATCGCCGAATTCAAGGAAATGGTCGCGCACCTGCATGATGCAGGCCTTGAGGTGATCCTCGACGTGGTCTACAACCACACCGCCGAAGGCAACGAACAAGGCCCTACCCTGTCGATGCGGGGCATCGACAACGCCTCCTACTACCGGCTGATGCCCGACAACAAGCGCTATTACATCAACGATTCGGGTACCGGCAACACCCTGGACCTCAGCCACCCTTGCGTGCTGCAACTGGTGACCGACTCGCTGCGTTACTGGGCTGGGGAAATGCACGTCGATGGTTTCCGCTTCGACCTGGCGACCATCCTGGGCCGCTACCACGACGGTTACAGCGAGCGCCACGGCTTCCTCGTCGCCTGCCGTCAGGACCCGATGCTCAGCCAGGTCAAACTGATCGCCGAGCCCTGGGACTGCGGCCCCGGTGGCTATCAGGTGGGCAACTTCGCACCCGGCTGGGCCGAGTGGAACGACCGCTTCCGCGATACTGTGCGGGCCTTCTGGAAGGGCGATGAGGGCCAACTGGCCGACTTCGCCGGGCGCATGACCGCCTCGGGTGACATGTTCAACAATCGCGGGCGCCGCCCCTATTCGTCGGTCAACTTCATCACCGCTCACGATGGCTTCACCTTGCGCGATTTGGTTTCTTACAACAGCAAGCACAACGAGGACAACGACGAAAACAACCAGGACGGCACCGACAACAACCTGTCGTGGAACTGCGGCGCCGAAGGCCCGACAGAAGACCCAGCGATCAACGACCTGCGTATGCGCCAGATGCGCAATTTCTTCGCGACCCTGCTGCTGGCCCAGGGCACCCCAATGATCGTTGCCGGTGACGAGTTCAGCCGTACCCAGCACGGCAACAACAATGCCTACTGCCAGGACAGCGAAATCGGCTGGATCAACTGGGACCTGGACGAAGATGGCAAGGCATTGCTGGCCTTCGTCAAGCGCCTGACCCGCCTGCGCCTGACCTACCCGGTGCTGCGACGTTCGCGTTTTCTGGTCGGCGACTACAACGAGGCGATCGGCGTCAAGGACGTTACCTGGCTTGCCCCGGATGGCAACGAAATGAGCGTCGAACAATGGGAAGACCCCCATGGCCGCTGCATGGGCATGCTGATCGATGGACGTGCGCAAGTCAGTGGCATTGCGCGGCCGGGCTCGGAGGCCACCATGCTTCTGATCGTCAATGCCCATCACGATGTGGTGCCGTTCAAATTGCCTGCGGTCCCTGAGGGCGACTACTGGAGCTGCCTGATCGACACTGACCGGCCTGAGCTGCGCAAGCCTGAGCAACTGGCCTTCGACAGCACCTTCGACGTCACGGGGCGCTCGTTCCTGTTGCTGGTGTTGAAGCACCAGGAAGACTGA
- a CDS encoding autotransporter domain-containing protein: MKRTSNPSRFEPIFYAVSTSMLLATPVETFAFDLLDDPLSPNYLQQTTQPKLSLDPISASGLSLGTLSAFSEQISDRHSLPAPDLAARQWQQFLPGTETPPGARAPEQLEAPSQQLMIGPDLFVRETAAGNVHRAGIFVGHNNLQSSLSGVRPLLGDKQRKAVNLSGESLGVYWSMSHAQGWHLDAVAMGSRIEVMGRGDGGQRLNDSGHAMTVSLQGGYPIGLGGGWVIEPQAQLINQRFFPGNQAQEDTLRTFDSQPSWRGRVGAKLSGRYEVNNMPIEPYVRTNVWYDFSDTGDVKLDQVDKISSSRYSTTVELGLGLVARVTPSVALFVSADYSSDVDDNDLNGLIGSLGVRMRW; the protein is encoded by the coding sequence ATGAAAAGAACCTCGAACCCCTCGCGTTTCGAACCTATTTTCTACGCGGTTTCCACGTCGATGCTTCTGGCAACCCCGGTGGAAACTTTCGCATTCGATCTGTTGGATGACCCGCTTTCACCCAACTACCTGCAACAAACGACGCAGCCGAAGTTGTCGCTCGACCCGATCAGCGCCAGCGGCTTGAGCCTGGGTACCCTAAGCGCCTTCAGCGAGCAGATAAGCGACCGTCACAGCCTACCCGCCCCTGACCTTGCAGCCCGCCAGTGGCAGCAGTTCTTGCCAGGCACCGAGACCCCGCCCGGCGCGCGAGCACCAGAGCAGCTGGAAGCGCCCAGTCAGCAACTGATGATTGGCCCAGACCTGTTCGTGCGTGAAACCGCCGCAGGCAACGTGCACCGCGCGGGGATTTTCGTCGGTCACAATAATCTGCAAAGCAGCCTCAGCGGGGTGCGGCCTTTGTTAGGGGATAAACAGCGCAAGGCAGTCAATCTCAGCGGCGAGAGCCTGGGCGTGTACTGGAGCATGAGCCACGCCCAAGGCTGGCATCTGGATGCCGTGGCCATGGGCTCGCGCATCGAAGTCATGGGCCGCGGCGACGGCGGGCAGCGCCTGAATGACAGCGGCCACGCGATGACAGTGTCTCTGCAGGGCGGTTACCCCATCGGGCTAGGCGGCGGCTGGGTGATCGAGCCGCAGGCGCAATTGATCAACCAACGGTTCTTCCCCGGCAATCAGGCGCAAGAGGACACCCTGCGAACTTTCGACAGCCAACCCAGCTGGCGTGGCCGTGTCGGTGCCAAGCTGTCCGGGCGCTACGAAGTCAACAACATGCCGATCGAGCCCTATGTGCGAACCAACGTCTGGTATGACTTCAGCGACACGGGTGACGTGAAGCTGGACCAGGTAGACAAGATTTCCAGTTCCCGCTACTCGACTACCGTGGAACTGGGCCTGGGCCTAGTAGCACGGGTCACACCTTCGGTCGCACTCTTTGTCAGTGCCGACTACAGCAGTGATGTGGACGACAACGACCTCAATGGGCTGATCGGCAGCCTTGGTGTCAGAATGCGCTGGTAG
- a CDS encoding DUF2934 domain-containing protein, whose translation MMSVDEKRIREFAYQIWESEGKPAGQEDRHWDMARKLAEAEALAPKAAPRKRAPAKPKQTQEPKAAALPGTVKPAPAKKPKAPKKPAAG comes from the coding sequence ATGATGAGCGTCGATGAAAAACGAATCCGCGAGTTCGCTTACCAGATCTGGGAATCGGAAGGTAAGCCAGCCGGCCAGGAAGACCGCCACTGGGATATGGCTCGCAAGCTGGCCGAAGCCGAGGCGCTCGCGCCCAAGGCGGCGCCGCGCAAGCGCGCCCCTGCCAAGCCCAAGCAAACCCAGGAACCGAAAGCGGCAGCCCTGCCTGGCACTGTAAAACCAGCCCCCGCCAAGAAGCCTAAAGCGCCTAAAAAACCCGCTGCAGGTTAA